In a single window of the Zonotrichia leucophrys gambelii isolate GWCS_2022_RI chromosome 2, RI_Zleu_2.0, whole genome shotgun sequence genome:
- the FAM237B gene encoding protein FAM237B isoform X2, with product MEFVWKRWWCLQLGCMLLVNLVYANLEYQKETPPSLREIDHQCWEVSSHGLVEMKKLKVADTVIALWDFMMFLKESPKPKHNDLFNDLAQNFWDMYVDCVLSRSHGMGRRQLTSPKYSSTYSHRTLGGSAFTNPF from the exons ATGGAATTTGTATGGAAAAGATGGTGGTGTCTTCAGCTGGGCTGTATGTTATTAGTGAATTTGGTTTATGCCAATCTAGAGTATCAAAAAGAAACTCCTCCAAGCCTGCGTGAGATTGACCATCAGTGCTGGGAGGTATCGTCCCATGGGCTGGTGGAAATGAAGAAACTCAAGGTAGCAGATACAGTCATTGCTCTCTGGGACTTCATGATGTTCCTAAAGGAATCCCCTAAGCCCAAGCACAATGATCTCTTCAATGATTTAGCCCAGAACTTCTGGGACATGTATGTAGACTGTGTGCTCTCAAGATCCCATGGAATGGGCAGAAGACAATTAACATCTCCCAAATATTCTTCCACGTACTCACACAGAACTTTAGGAG GGTCTGCTTTCACCAATCCATTTTAG
- the FAM237B gene encoding protein FAM237B isoform X1 — protein sequence MEFVWKRWWCLQLGCMLLVNLVYANLEYQKETPPSLREIDHQCWEVSSHGLVEMKKLKVADTVIALWDFMMFLKESPKPKHNDLFNDLAQNFWDMYVDCVLSRSHGMGRRQLTSPKYSSTYSHRTLGGNYSYRIWY from the coding sequence ATGGAATTTGTATGGAAAAGATGGTGGTGTCTTCAGCTGGGCTGTATGTTATTAGTGAATTTGGTTTATGCCAATCTAGAGTATCAAAAAGAAACTCCTCCAAGCCTGCGTGAGATTGACCATCAGTGCTGGGAGGTATCGTCCCATGGGCTGGTGGAAATGAAGAAACTCAAGGTAGCAGATACAGTCATTGCTCTCTGGGACTTCATGATGTTCCTAAAGGAATCCCCTAAGCCCAAGCACAATGATCTCTTCAATGATTTAGCCCAGAACTTCTGGGACATGTATGTAGACTGTGTGCTCTCAAGATCCCATGGAATGGGCAGAAGACAATTAACATCTCCCAAATATTCTTCCACGTACTCACACAGAACTTTAGGAGGTAACTATAGTTATAGGATATGGTACTAA